Proteins from a single region of Paenibacillus sp. BIHB 4019:
- the dgt gene encoding dGTP triphosphohydrolase, translating to MDLRKLRLDEPALGTFSEERDEYERDYARLIQSPAFRRLQGKSQVFGAGSGDYYRTRLTHSLEVSQIAREVARRLGKQYAFLAKKEHPGLMLDPAVVEIAALAHDLGHPPFGHKGEEVLDHLLHEEHGMTYEGNAQNFRILMFLEKRAGSGSGLDLTAAVLLATNKYPYSLDEPGRLKGLYSSEWADIEQLRHSWKMPKGRSTLEAQLMDLCDDIAYSTHDIEDGIRAGKIQMNRTFFEDQRLIDHLVQEIVEDQGNMEVGWHQVDIPAMVKKVLAAYLEQWEELYALYDQETSRTRREMKARWVSVFAGKVGIIDSSTPGWKKVTFVKDGQQDLELLRTMEILKKLAWVTLIKDFRVQRLQKRSEIMIRRLWESFRIPEHGRLIIPPDWIANYEQHKQNWTWPRFVADYISGMTDAYAEKVYAELYASKSGSIYEMD from the coding sequence ATGGACTTACGCAAGCTACGATTGGACGAACCTGCGCTGGGAACTTTCAGTGAAGAACGAGACGAATATGAACGGGATTATGCCCGCTTGATTCAATCCCCCGCTTTTCGCAGGCTGCAGGGAAAATCACAGGTGTTCGGCGCTGGTTCTGGCGATTATTACCGCACACGGCTGACGCACTCGCTTGAAGTTTCCCAAATCGCCCGCGAGGTCGCTCGGAGACTGGGCAAGCAATATGCCTTTTTAGCTAAAAAAGAACATCCCGGCCTGATGCTCGACCCCGCCGTCGTCGAAATTGCGGCGCTCGCCCATGATCTCGGCCATCCGCCATTCGGCCATAAAGGCGAAGAGGTGCTTGATCACCTGCTTCATGAAGAGCATGGCATGACCTATGAAGGCAATGCGCAAAACTTCCGCATCCTCATGTTTCTGGAGAAGCGCGCCGGCAGCGGCAGCGGGCTTGATCTGACTGCAGCCGTGCTGCTGGCTACAAATAAATACCCTTATTCGCTGGATGAGCCCGGAAGGCTTAAAGGGCTGTACAGCTCCGAATGGGCAGATATTGAGCAGCTGCGCCATTCTTGGAAAATGCCCAAGGGCCGTTCCACCCTCGAAGCACAGCTAATGGATTTATGCGATGATATCGCTTATTCCACCCATGATATCGAGGATGGCATCCGTGCAGGCAAAATCCAGATGAATCGCACGTTTTTTGAAGATCAGCGCCTGATTGACCATCTGGTACAGGAAATTGTTGAGGACCAAGGCAATATGGAGGTTGGCTGGCATCAGGTAGACATTCCTGCGATGGTGAAGAAGGTGCTCGCCGCTTATTTGGAGCAATGGGAAGAGCTGTATGCGCTGTACGATCAGGAAACGTCGCGCACGCGCAGGGAGATGAAAGCGCGCTGGGTCAGCGTTTTTGCCGGAAAGGTCGGCATTATTGACTCCTCTACCCCAGGCTGGAAGAAGGTCACCTTCGTCAAGGATGGACAGCAGGATCTGGAACTGCTGCGGACGATGGAAATTCTCAAGAAGCTGGCATGGGTGACGCTGATTAAAGATTTCCGCGTCCAACGACTGCAAAAACGCAGCGAAATTATGATTCGCAGACTGTGGGAAAGCTTCCGTATCCCTGAGCACGGACGGCTCATCATTCCGCCAGACTGGATTGCCAATTATGAGCAGCATAAGCAGAACTGGACTTGGCCGCGCTTCGTCGCGGATTATATTTCCGGCATGACCGATGCTTATGCGGAGAAGGTCTACGCTGAGCTTTATGCCAGCAAATCGGGCTCGATCTATGAAATGGACTAG
- the cls gene encoding cardiolipin synthase, with the protein MTMFQDFYFIFTLLNILLAFALVFLERRNVSSTWAWIMVLSFIPVFGFILYLILGQQLRKRKLFKLLGDSQRIIEDTVDRQKFQLMDRNTVFHDAETNDYRDMIFMNLVSSYALFSQNNAIRIYTEGNEKFDALIADIASAEHHIHLVYYIVRNDVLGNRLLRALVAKAQQGVEVKFLYDHIGSSGLPRSFFNKLREAGGKAQAFFPSRIPYVNLKLNYRNHRKLAIIDGMTGYIGGFNVGDEYLGLDKHFGEWRDTHLRVNGHAVHQMQAQFLMDWNLASSGTVELNRSYFPVVKEGGGIGMQVVASGPDSEDQQIKDAYIKMIYSAKRSICLQTPYFVPDESLMTALKIAVQSGVKVQVMIPKKRDHFFVYWATRAYIAELLAGGIECYLYEKGFLHAKTIVIDGKIASVGTANIDIRSFKLNFEMNAFIYEESTAGQLKEIFEADIENSIKLQKDEFAKRPLFERFKESISRLLSPIL; encoded by the coding sequence ATGACTATGTTTCAAGACTTTTATTTCATCTTCACCTTGCTGAATATATTGCTCGCTTTCGCCCTTGTCTTCTTGGAGAGACGCAACGTCAGCTCTACTTGGGCTTGGATTATGGTATTATCTTTCATTCCTGTATTCGGTTTTATTCTTTATTTGATTCTCGGCCAGCAGCTGCGCAAGCGCAAATTGTTCAAGCTGCTCGGAGACAGCCAGCGCATCATAGAAGATACCGTGGATCGGCAGAAGTTTCAGCTTATGGATCGCAACACCGTCTTTCATGATGCCGAGACGAACGACTACCGGGATATGATTTTTATGAATTTGGTCAGCAGCTACGCCTTGTTCTCGCAAAATAACGCCATTCGTATCTATACGGAAGGCAACGAAAAATTCGACGCGCTAATTGCGGATATCGCCTCCGCAGAGCATCATATTCATCTGGTGTATTACATTGTGCGTAATGATGTGCTGGGCAACAGGCTGCTTCGAGCATTGGTAGCGAAAGCGCAGCAAGGCGTAGAGGTCAAGTTTCTTTATGATCACATCGGGAGTTCGGGACTGCCGCGGTCGTTTTTCAACAAGCTGCGGGAAGCAGGCGGCAAAGCGCAAGCCTTTTTCCCCTCGCGCATTCCGTATGTAAATTTAAAGCTGAACTATCGCAATCATCGCAAGCTGGCCATCATCGACGGCATGACCGGCTATATTGGCGGATTTAATGTGGGAGACGAATATTTGGGCTTGGACAAGCATTTCGGCGAGTGGCGGGACACGCATTTGCGGGTGAATGGACATGCCGTGCATCAAATGCAGGCTCAGTTTCTCATGGATTGGAATCTTGCATCGTCAGGCACGGTGGAGCTGAATCGCAGCTATTTTCCGGTAGTCAAAGAAGGCGGCGGCATTGGGATGCAGGTTGTAGCCAGCGGACCAGATTCCGAGGATCAGCAAATTAAAGATGCTTATATTAAAATGATTTATTCGGCAAAACGGTCGATTTGCTTGCAGACGCCTTATTTTGTGCCAGACGAGAGCCTAATGACCGCCCTGAAAATTGCCGTCCAATCCGGTGTGAAGGTGCAGGTTATGATTCCGAAAAAACGCGATCATTTCTTTGTTTATTGGGCGACACGCGCTTATATTGCCGAGCTGCTGGCAGGCGGCATTGAATGCTATTTGTATGAAAAAGGCTTCCTGCATGCCAAAACCATTGTCATCGATGGCAAGATCGCTTCAGTGGGAACAGCGAATATTGATATTCGCAGCTTTAAGCTGAATTTTGAGATGAACGCTTTTATTTATGAGGAAAGTACCGCGGGACAGTTAAAGGAGATATTCGAGGCGGATATTGAAAATAGTATCAAGCTCCAGAAAGACGAGTTTGCAAAACGTCCGCTGTTTGAACGCTTCAAGGAGTCGATCAGCCGGCTGCTCTCGCCGATTCTGTAG
- a CDS encoding transcriptional repressor, producing the protein MAKLNLTVQRKAILDVIQQSHDHPAAADIIERLRGKGFNFAYGTVYNSLRYLTDAGVIRELKLGEAVSRYDGRTEEHQHVMCSKCGRIEEVMIEVPQEWTRQVAEETRFIIHHSHIVLEGVCESCASQS; encoded by the coding sequence ATGGCAAAACTAAACTTAACGGTTCAGCGCAAAGCGATTTTGGACGTGATCCAGCAATCTCACGACCATCCTGCAGCAGCTGATATTATTGAGCGTTTGCGGGGTAAAGGCTTTAACTTTGCTTACGGAACGGTATACAATTCGCTTCGTTATTTAACCGATGCAGGGGTGATCCGCGAGCTCAAGCTTGGTGAGGCTGTTAGCCGTTATGATGGGCGTACGGAAGAGCACCAGCATGTCATGTGCAGCAAATGCGGGCGTATTGAAGAAGTGATGATTGAGGTGCCGCAGGAATGGACGCGCCAAGTTGCGGAGGAAACGAGGTTCATTATTCACCATTCACATATTGTATTAGAGGGGGTTTGCGAGTCATGCGCGAGCCAATCGTAA
- a CDS encoding winged helix-turn-helix domain-containing protein, with product MREPIVTNEDKPALNGNKLAGLNQDSFEPGFTEQADTNILLEGAVCSMTKRVMVVSPFPQRVHSLLQLLAADCFDLFTLHDLNKAFVHSLQPELLIYDATPYIQGHTDAVEALQAALQHTAHLKGVPILFLAGASAGVIRHLLPDAAAMIEWPAAPQEAVNQINRMMEQQPQSSPVVVSGYHYKDLTVDLKRMAVYRGEQRIDLTKTEYDLLLMFITSDGSVLSRETMFDSVWGSQFLGGSNVVDVHIKSLRKKLKDSAVAPKYIVTVRGAGYRLADEAVSS from the coding sequence ATGCGCGAGCCAATCGTAACGAATGAGGACAAACCAGCTTTAAATGGAAATAAGCTTGCCGGGCTGAATCAGGATAGCTTTGAGCCGGGTTTCACGGAGCAGGCGGACACAAATATCTTGCTGGAAGGTGCAGTCTGTTCCATGACGAAGCGTGTTATGGTTGTCAGTCCGTTCCCCCAGCGGGTGCATAGCCTTCTGCAGCTGCTTGCCGCAGATTGCTTTGATCTATTTACGCTGCATGATTTGAATAAAGCGTTCGTGCACAGCTTGCAGCCCGAGCTGCTAATCTATGATGCGACGCCGTATATCCAAGGCCACACGGATGCGGTAGAAGCGCTGCAGGCTGCTTTGCAGCACACGGCCCATCTTAAGGGAGTGCCGATTTTGTTCCTCGCAGGCGCTTCGGCGGGGGTGATCCGCCATCTGCTGCCTGATGCCGCTGCTATGATTGAATGGCCAGCAGCGCCGCAGGAGGCCGTTAACCAAATCAACCGCATGATGGAGCAGCAGCCGCAATCGAGCCCAGTGGTCGTATCCGGCTACCATTATAAAGATTTGACGGTCGACCTGAAAAGAATGGCTGTGTACCGCGGCGAGCAGCGCATTGATCTGACTAAGACGGAATACGATCTGCTGCTCATGTTTATTACGTCCGACGGCTCCGTGCTCTCGCGCGAGACGATGTTCGATTCCGTATGGGGCAGCCAGTTTCTCGGCGGCAGCAACGTAGTAGATGTGCATATTAAGTCGCTCCGCAAGAAGCTGAAAGACAGCGCAGTAGCGCCGAAATATATCGTGACGGTGCGCGGCGCGGGCTATCGGCTGGCGGATGAGGCAGTATCATCGTAA
- a CDS encoding catalase, which produces MTNKTNVTNTNHQSNANYMTTNQGAPVTDNQNSRTAGQRGPTLLEDYHLLEKLAHFDRERIPERVVHARGAGAHGVFRVENSMAAHTKAHFLQEAGVETPVFVRFSTVIHGTGSPETARDPRGFAVKFYTQEGNMDIVGNHLPVFFIRDAMKFPDMVHSLKPSPQTNVQEPGRYWDFMTLSPESTHMLTWLFSDDGTPATYREMDGFGVHAFKWINAEGKLTYVKYHWKSKQGVRNFTAEEASEMQGRDFNHATRDLHDSIAKGDFPEWDLHVQLLPPEHMERYSFDPLDPTKTWPEDMYPLHKVGTMTLDRNPENYFAEVEQSAFSPSALVPGIEPSEDKLLQGRLFSYPDTQRYRLGANYLHIPVNCPYAPARNHQRDGAMTMKADSSSVNYEPNSLSTSPQEAGQDHADHAVPVHGFAGRQKIDKTDDFTQAGERYLSLAGPQQDNLVKNLINDLGQTNADIQLRAICNFFRANVELGMRLSEGLGVDIRKHMPQR; this is translated from the coding sequence ATGACCAATAAGACGAATGTAACGAATACGAATCATCAATCTAATGCGAACTACATGACGACCAATCAAGGCGCGCCTGTTACTGATAACCAAAATTCACGCACGGCCGGGCAGCGCGGCCCTACGCTGCTGGAGGACTATCATCTGCTGGAGAAGCTGGCGCATTTTGACCGCGAGCGTATTCCAGAGCGGGTTGTCCATGCCAGAGGCGCTGGCGCGCATGGCGTATTCCGCGTAGAGAACAGCATGGCTGCTCATACGAAAGCTCATTTCTTGCAGGAGGCGGGAGTGGAGACGCCGGTATTTGTCCGGTTTTCGACCGTCATTCATGGAACGGGTTCACCTGAGACGGCGCGTGATCCGCGCGGCTTTGCGGTGAAGTTTTATACGCAAGAGGGCAATATGGACATTGTGGGCAACCATCTTCCGGTATTCTTTATTCGCGATGCGATGAAATTTCCGGATATGGTGCATTCACTGAAGCCGTCGCCGCAGACGAATGTGCAGGAGCCTGGCCGCTATTGGGATTTTATGACGCTGTCGCCGGAATCGACGCATATGCTGACATGGCTGTTTTCCGACGATGGCACGCCTGCCACCTACCGTGAAATGGACGGCTTTGGCGTGCATGCGTTCAAGTGGATTAATGCCGAAGGCAAGCTGACCTACGTGAAATACCACTGGAAATCGAAGCAGGGGGTGCGCAATTTCACCGCTGAGGAGGCTTCGGAGATGCAAGGGCGCGATTTTAACCATGCGACAAGGGATTTGCACGATTCCATTGCAAAAGGAGATTTCCCGGAATGGGATTTGCATGTGCAGCTGCTGCCTCCTGAGCATATGGAGCGCTACTCCTTTGATCCGCTCGATCCGACCAAGACGTGGCCGGAGGATATGTATCCGCTGCATAAAGTCGGCACGATGACGCTTGATCGCAACCCGGAAAATTATTTTGCCGAGGTAGAGCAGTCGGCATTCTCGCCGAGCGCTTTGGTGCCGGGCATTGAGCCGTCGGAGGACAAATTGCTGCAAGGCCGCTTATTTTCCTATCCGGATACGCAGCGTTACCGTCTGGGCGCGAATTATTTGCATATTCCAGTCAACTGCCCGTATGCGCCTGCCCGCAACCATCAGCGTGACGGAGCGATGACGATGAAAGCCGATTCCTCCAGCGTCAATTATGAGCCGAACAGCTTGAGCACAAGCCCGCAGGAAGCTGGGCAGGACCACGCTGACCATGCAGTTCCTGTTCATGGCTTTGCCGGACGCCAGAAAATCGATAAAACCGACGATTTTACGCAGGCAGGCGAACGTTATCTTTCCCTTGCGGGACCACAGCAGGACAACTTGGTGAAAAATTTGATTAATGATTTGGGGCAGACGAACGCGGATATTCAGCTGCGCGCCATTTGCAACTTTTTCCGGGCCAACGTGGAGCTGGGGATGAGACTGTCCGAGGGGCTGGGCGTAGATATTCGCAAGCATATGCCGCAGCGTTAA
- a CDS encoding ABC transporter ATP-binding protein yields the protein MADSKHFSPSERPPASAPALPNLGMRGGPPGIPTAKAKPKNTLQTLRRIWNYLSHYRTTLISVLLATIGATLLSLAAPYLIGHAIDQYIIPRSYDGLLSLCFLLLAVYAGSSILTWLQQKLVVSASQNTVLDMRRDLFGRLQLLPLRFFDGKTNGELMSRTTNDIENVSSTLSQSVTQLLSSVIMLAGSLAIMLSLNLWLTLLSMVTIPFVLLFTKKVAGFTRRFFSKQQQHLGELNGFIEETVAGQKVVQVYRREQRAAEQFDKMNGELTNASIQAQIYSGTIGPFMNVMNNLSFALIAAVGGFMALHDWTTVGIIVSFLNYSKQFQRPLNELANQFNLLQSAVASAERVFELIDTDTEYEGDGTKQLEACSGHVRFDDVSFSYREGHPILNHVSLEAKPGQMIALVGPTGAGKTTIINLLTRFYDIDQGKITIDDANIRELDRNSLRRQLGIVLQDAYVFSDTVRENLRYGRLDATDAEIEQAARLANAHSFISKLPEGYDTPLTAGGGNLSQGQRQLLTIARAVLADPSILILDEATSSIDTRTEMHIQAAMRKLMEGRTSFVIAHRLSTIRQADQILVIADGGIKERGTHGELLEQKGFYYELYMSQFQRSG from the coding sequence ATGGCTGATTCTAAGCATTTCTCTCCTAGCGAGCGCCCGCCGGCGTCAGCGCCGGCTCTGCCGAACCTTGGAATGCGCGGCGGTCCTCCGGGCATCCCAACTGCAAAAGCCAAGCCCAAAAATACACTTCAGACGCTGCGCCGTATTTGGAACTACTTGAGCCATTACCGCACAACGTTAATAAGCGTGCTGCTTGCTACGATAGGCGCAACGCTGCTGTCGCTCGCCGCGCCGTATCTAATTGGCCACGCCATCGATCAATACATCATTCCGCGCAGCTATGACGGGCTGCTGTCGCTATGCTTCCTGCTGCTTGCTGTATATGCAGGCAGCTCCATTCTGACTTGGCTCCAGCAGAAGCTGGTGGTAAGCGCATCCCAAAATACGGTGCTGGACATGCGCCGCGACCTATTCGGCCGATTGCAGCTGCTGCCGCTTCGCTTCTTCGACGGCAAGACAAACGGCGAGCTGATGAGCCGGACAACGAACGATATTGAAAATGTGTCCAGCACGCTCAGCCAAAGCGTCACGCAGCTGTTATCCAGCGTCATCATGCTTGCCGGATCACTCGCCATTATGCTGTCGCTCAATCTATGGCTGACACTGCTTAGCATGGTAACGATACCGTTCGTGCTGCTATTCACTAAGAAGGTGGCGGGCTTCACCCGCCGTTTCTTCTCCAAGCAGCAGCAGCATTTGGGCGAGCTGAATGGCTTTATTGAGGAAACGGTCGCTGGGCAAAAGGTCGTGCAGGTGTACCGCCGCGAGCAGCGGGCTGCGGAGCAATTCGATAAAATGAACGGCGAGCTGACGAATGCGAGCATTCAAGCGCAAATTTATTCAGGAACAATCGGCCCATTCATGAACGTCATGAACAATCTCAGCTTCGCCCTTATCGCTGCCGTTGGCGGCTTTATGGCGCTGCATGACTGGACGACCGTCGGCATCATTGTCAGCTTCCTGAACTACTCAAAGCAATTCCAGCGCCCTTTGAACGAGCTTGCGAATCAGTTTAACTTGCTGCAATCTGCTGTGGCGAGCGCCGAGCGCGTATTTGAGCTGATCGATACCGATACGGAGTACGAGGGAGACGGCACGAAGCAGCTTGAAGCATGCAGCGGCCATGTCCGCTTTGATGACGTATCGTTCAGCTACCGCGAAGGCCATCCAATCTTGAACCATGTATCGCTCGAGGCCAAGCCTGGACAGATGATCGCTCTCGTTGGTCCGACCGGAGCCGGAAAAACAACGATCATTAATTTGCTAACGCGCTTTTATGATATTGACCAAGGCAAAATTACAATCGATGATGCCAATATTCGCGAGCTGGACCGCAATAGTCTGCGCCGCCAGCTCGGCATTGTGCTCCAGGACGCTTACGTATTCTCCGATACGGTGCGTGAGAACCTGCGCTACGGACGGCTTGATGCCACCGATGCGGAAATTGAGCAGGCGGCGCGGCTGGCGAACGCCCACAGCTTTATCAGCAAGCTGCCTGAGGGCTATGATACGCCGCTTACCGCTGGTGGCGGCAACCTCAGCCAAGGGCAGCGGCAGCTGCTTACGATCGCCCGCGCCGTGCTTGCCGATCCGTCCATCCTCATACTGGATGAGGCGACAAGCAGCATTGATACGCGGACGGAAATGCATATTCAAGCCGCCATGCGCAAGCTGATGGAGGGGCGTACCAGCTTTGTGATCGCCCACCGTCTCAGCACGATTCGCCAGGCGGATCAAATTCTCGTCATTGCCGACGGCGGCATTAAAGAGCGCGGCACGCATGGCGAGCTGTTAGAACAGAAAGGCTTCTACTATGAGCTTTATATGAGCCAATTCCAGCGCAGCGGCTAG
- a CDS encoding ABC transporter ATP-binding protein yields the protein MIKLARYLKPHWAAVLLAPLLMVLEVCMDLLQPKLMASIVDEGIIKGDLSHIKITGLYMLAAALIGLIGGVGCTVYSSIASQKFGADLRGDLFRKVQTFSFRNLDELKTGSLITRLTSDIVQLQTMVQMLLRIFVRSPMLAIGSIIMTITISPKLALILAIVVPLLFIVMFALIRSTLPLFASMQSKLDAVNTVLQENFTGIRVAKAFVRSTYENERFGRANRDYTGSAIKAMQLVAINMPILTFILNAAIAAVLWYGGLDVQKGTLPVGDLIAFINYVTQVMLSLSMIGMMLVRFSTAKVSAQRVQEVLDTSSEIRSAASAAQHNDTAGEVAFEHVSFAYAGIAASEKAYELRDISFTAKPGQKLALIGATGSGKSTLVSLIPRLYEATQGRVLLDGVDVRDIELNSLRSHIGIVLQESILFTGTIRENICFGKPEATEAEMLAAAKAAAAHDFIARLPEGYDTQLGQRGVNLSGGQKQRLSIARALLLQPSVLILDDSTSAIDMRTEAQIQAALRQLMHGRTSIMIAQRISSVIDADHIIVLDEGQIAAEGTHDELLRSSELYQEIYQSQAGKEATVHG from the coding sequence ATGATCAAGCTTGCGCGATATTTAAAACCTCACTGGGCCGCTGTATTGCTTGCCCCATTGCTGATGGTTTTGGAAGTATGCATGGACCTGCTCCAGCCTAAGCTGATGGCAAGCATTGTCGATGAAGGCATCATTAAAGGCGATTTAAGCCATATCAAAATAACAGGCTTATATATGCTTGCAGCTGCATTAATTGGCCTGATAGGCGGGGTTGGCTGCACCGTATACTCCAGCATTGCCTCGCAAAAATTCGGAGCCGATCTGCGCGGCGATTTGTTCCGCAAGGTACAGACGTTTTCCTTCCGAAACCTGGATGAGCTTAAGACCGGATCGTTGATTACGCGGCTTACGAGCGATATTGTCCAACTCCAGACGATGGTGCAAATGCTGCTGCGCATTTTTGTCAGATCGCCAATGCTCGCCATCGGCAGCATTATTATGACGATTACGATTAGCCCGAAGCTGGCACTCATTCTCGCCATTGTCGTTCCGCTGCTGTTCATCGTTATGTTTGCGCTGATTCGCTCTACTCTGCCGCTGTTTGCGAGCATGCAGTCGAAGCTGGATGCGGTAAATACGGTGCTGCAAGAAAACTTTACCGGCATCCGGGTCGCCAAAGCATTTGTCCGCTCCACCTATGAAAACGAACGGTTTGGCCGTGCGAATCGGGATTATACGGGCTCGGCTATTAAGGCGATGCAATTGGTCGCCATTAATATGCCGATTCTCACTTTTATTTTGAATGCAGCGATTGCTGCCGTACTCTGGTATGGCGGTCTTGATGTGCAAAAAGGTACGCTGCCCGTCGGCGACTTAATTGCTTTCATCAATTATGTGACTCAGGTCATGCTCTCGCTGTCGATGATCGGCATGATGCTCGTCCGCTTCTCAACGGCGAAGGTTTCTGCACAGCGCGTGCAGGAGGTGCTGGACACGTCATCGGAAATTCGCTCGGCTGCATCGGCTGCCCAGCATAACGATACAGCGGGAGAAGTGGCGTTCGAGCATGTTTCATTCGCTTATGCGGGCATAGCTGCGTCAGAGAAGGCTTATGAGCTGCGCGACATTAGCTTTACGGCGAAGCCGGGACAGAAGCTTGCGCTGATTGGAGCAACCGGATCAGGCAAGTCTACGCTGGTCAGCCTGATTCCCCGGTTGTACGAAGCCACACAAGGGCGCGTGCTTCTGGACGGCGTTGATGTGCGCGACATTGAGCTTAATAGCCTGCGCAGCCACATTGGCATCGTGCTTCAGGAGTCGATTTTGTTCACGGGCACCATTCGTGAAAATATTTGCTTCGGCAAGCCAGAGGCCACCGAAGCCGAAATGCTTGCCGCCGCCAAGGCCGCGGCGGCGCATGATTTTATTGCCCGCCTTCCCGAAGGGTACGACACGCAGCTTGGCCAGCGCGGCGTCAATTTGTCCGGCGGGCAGAAGCAGCGGCTGTCGATCGCTCGTGCGCTGCTGCTCCAGCCATCGGTGCTCATTCTCGATGACAGCACGAGCGCCATCGACATGAGAACGGAGGCGCAGATCCAAGCGGCGCTGAGGCAGCTGATGCACGGACGCACCAGCATTATGATTGCGCAGCGCATTTCCTCCGTCATCGACGCCGATCATATTATTGTGCTCGATGAGGGGCAAATTGCCGCAGAGGGCACTCATGACGAGCTGCTGCGCTCCTCAGAGCTTTATCAAGAAATTTACCAGTCGCAGGCTGGCAAGGAGGCGACCGTTCATGGCTGA
- a CDS encoding MarR family transcriptional regulator has protein sequence MPFRRGPDHITRIFRHLTRQHQKQLHAQLQDYDLYPGQPPLMFALERGPGRSQNELAQELDIKAATLTVMLNRMEKNGIVRREADQRDQRVSRIFMTDKGKAMLGKLRETLHLLEEQSLQGFSEEEKQILKGMLNRIGDNINAMNPAEGNQD, from the coding sequence ATGCCATTTCGCAGAGGGCCTGACCATATTACGCGGATTTTCCGCCATTTAACCCGCCAGCATCAGAAGCAGCTGCATGCCCAGCTCCAGGATTATGATCTTTATCCGGGGCAGCCGCCGCTTATGTTCGCCTTGGAGCGCGGGCCAGGACGGAGCCAGAACGAGCTCGCACAGGAGCTTGATATTAAAGCGGCAACGCTGACCGTGATGCTGAACCGGATGGAGAAGAACGGCATTGTCCGCAGGGAAGCCGATCAACGTGACCAGCGCGTGTCGCGCATTTTTATGACCGACAAAGGAAAAGCGATGCTTGGCAAGCTGCGCGAGACGCTTCACCTGCTGGAGGAGCAGTCGCTGCAAGGCTTCAGCGAGGAAGAAAAGCAAATCCTGAAAGGGATGCTGAACCGGATTGGCGATAATATAAACGCGATGAACCCTGCCGAGGGAAATCAAGATTAG
- a CDS encoding Txe/YoeB family addiction module toxin, with product MSNLVFTSFAWEDYLYWQTEDRKTLKRINQLIKDIERNGYEGIGKPEPLRGDLSGYWSRRIDDTNRLVYRIQNGMIEFYAFRTHYGDK from the coding sequence ATGAGTAATCTTGTTTTTACAAGCTTCGCTTGGGAAGATTATTTGTACTGGCAAACCGAAGACAGAAAAACTTTGAAAAGGATCAATCAGCTCATTAAAGACATTGAACGCAATGGCTATGAAGGGATTGGAAAGCCAGAGCCGCTTCGCGGGGATCTATCCGGATATTGGAGTCGTCGCATTGATGATACCAATCGCTTAGTCTACCGGATTCAAAATGGCATGATTGAATTCTATGCTTTTCGCACACATTATGGGGATAAATAA
- a CDS encoding type II toxin-antitoxin system RelB/DinJ family antitoxin codes for MAQTNINIRMDEDLKKEAESLFSDLGLNMTTAVNIFVRQSIRQGGIPFEITTQTDPFYNPANLRRLKQSIQQMEQGKTVTQTMSGLEHMADE; via the coding sequence ATGGCACAAACCAATATCAATATTCGTATGGATGAAGACCTCAAAAAAGAAGCGGAGTCTCTATTTTCGGATTTGGGGCTGAATATGACTACGGCGGTAAATATCTTTGTTCGTCAGTCCATACGCCAAGGTGGAATTCCTTTTGAAATCACAACCCAAACCGATCCTTTTTATAACCCGGCCAACCTGAGAAGGTTGAAGCAATCCATTCAGCAAATGGAGCAAGGAAAAACCGTGACGCAAACGATGAGCGGTTTAGAGCATATGGCTGATGAGTAA
- a CDS encoding cytochrome c biogenesis protein CcdC, protein MQLSTEMLQVGFIIMSAIAGLMLILLRIRAGKQPTTLRKIIIPPVGMSTGFMMFLAPMTHIPWGWGLAAFGTGLLIFSFPLVVSTRLERIDADIYVRRSKAFIFIMLTLFIIRMALHSVVEQYMSIPQTGALFYLVAFGMIIPWRLAMVNDYLRLYKLSS, encoded by the coding sequence GTGCAGCTGTCTACTGAAATGCTTCAGGTAGGCTTCATTATAATGTCGGCTATCGCAGGGCTTATGCTCATCTTATTGCGTATCCGGGCAGGCAAGCAGCCGACTACCCTTCGTAAAATCATTATCCCGCCAGTCGGCATGTCGACCGGTTTTATGATGTTTCTGGCGCCTATGACTCATATTCCATGGGGCTGGGGATTAGCTGCCTTCGGGACTGGCCTATTGATATTTTCTTTCCCGCTGGTCGTTTCGACCCGGCTTGAGCGTATTGATGCCGATATTTATGTCAGGCGTTCCAAAGCTTTTATTTTCATCATGCTGACCTTATTCATTATTCGCATGGCGCTGCATAGCGTTGTGGAGCAATATATGTCGATTCCGCAGACAGGGGCGTTGTTCTATCTCGTGGCCTTCGGCATGATTATTCCGTGGCGGCTGGCCATGGTCAATGATTATCTCAGATTGTACAAGCTTTCTTCATAG